Genomic segment of Drosophila simulans strain w501 chromosome 2R, Prin_Dsim_3.1, whole genome shotgun sequence:
TGCAATAATTGCCACGCCACAAAATGAATTTCACTGGCTGAATTGGGGGCACATCGTTATAAAACAGAACACAAAAGATTTTCAGCAAAGGTGAATGGGTATTTGCACAGTACCAAAAAACTACTTTTCCGCTAATgaaaatgataatgataaatttcatttataatgGATATTTCTGTCCATTTAAAATGTGAGAACTTTAAGATATAGTAATAGTATAGTAAACTGCCGTAACTTGTCaataattctttaaaatatatttatatcataTATTACCAGGTACCTACAGTGCTGTATGTGCGTAGGCAAAACATATTGTGTACTTTTTATCCGATTTCATGCTCAAATAGAAGACAgcataatatttattgcctTTCGTATGAATGTGACTGTGTTTTTGCATGAGACCCTGCAGCTGAATTTTATTGTCCACCTAAATTTTGCTTTGctgatttgtttgccaacgaatcgctttttgtttgtttgcttgcttgtttgcttgcttttttttgcgGTAAACACATGCAGACCTACACCTTTTAGTCCACAccaacacatacacacacaatcTATGCACCAACACAGAGGCAGAATGAAACGCAGCTATAAGAGACACTTAACAACGGTTTCTCggccattttgtttgtgttactgccatttttttgtgcgtctgtttgtgtgtgtgcataaatGAGAGAAACCAACGTggcaacaataaaacacaaatacaagcGCACACATAGAGACCATTCTCATGTTTGCAcaataaaatttcaacaaTATACGCGACCCAGTCGCCTGCGTACTTGAGTAAATTGGATCTGTGCAGTGGCTCGTGAGTGCGGGGGatgttaaaattaaataaatatttgccttaaaGCCCGCCGCCGCCACTTTTCAAACCGAAACAAGACACCCACACAGCGGTATTTAAAGCaggcaaccacaacaacaggAACAGAAAACCGGGTCGAAACAAAAGTCTCGAGTCTCGGAAATCTTGGCAAAAGTATTTCCACTTGGCAAAATATGAGACTGCGGGCTGCAAGTGGGGCATTTTCCCAGACCCGAAGGGTTCACTCAACACGAGCCTGAATCTAAAGTTTTAGCCGCTGTCCATTTACAATGGGCTTATAAGCCTTAAATTTATGCtcattatttaattaccaAGTTTATGCAATGcctaaaaaaaatgattttgtggtcataattaaagcaaatactgGTTGAGTGCCAAACAGCTTTGTTCTAATCACTGGCATTATATGGTTCATATTagtgaaattaatatttaatgactGCCATATTGCCAtgcaaaaattattaattaaattacgaCTTTAATATATGCGATATATGATGTACTGAgcttaaaattatacaaatataactCTGttgttaaaatgttttttgaagtgtaaatgttttataattaaagtGAGTAAGaccatatttatttacaaagcGGTCTGTTTATTTGTATggctattttgttttttgactGCCACTTTTATTctatataaaagtaaaacagATTGAATGTATGAGAAGCACTTTTTGTGTGATGCTTTATAGTGTCACAATTAATCAACTTCATGTAGTTTATTGTTCAGAAGAACTTTATTCAATATccattgtttattgttttaaacaaaCAGCTGGGCGGAAAAAATGTAGCTATTTTTGGCTCGCACAGTGCACCTATAAATGTTTCGTGTTacgaaaaaatcaaatcatttttaaaaatgaaaatttccgTAATACTACTAGTAATCTCGCTGTCCGCCTTCGTCGCGGCATCGGGGCGTGGCCGTAGTCACAGTATTACGTGGGGCGCCAGAAGCTATAGGGATATGCATTTACGCAGGGAAATCATTACGGAGAAGTCCAAGTTCCTGCGCGTGGTGACCAGAGATTATGTGTTTGACCAAAAAGTGGGTTACTCACACTTAAAAAGGATATTTCCTCATATAAGcttgcttttcatttcataGAAACTGGCACGCACCATCACCCAAATCGTGATCACGGATCAGATCAGGGATGGAAATGGAGGCTATGCATTCCTAACTGCTGGTGGACCACAGACCACATATGCCAAGATCCACTTGAAGAGTCAACGGAATCAGGGCTTCAGTTTCATCATCGACATATacggcatttaattaaatggccCTTAATGTATTCCTCTCAGattcatatgcaaatacagatagtttgtttatttaacgaCGAGCACATATTTACATACTGAATATATATCCGCAAGCACACTTGTATGCGTATTTATGTAAATGGTCATACAATTGACACACGCCAAATGAACTGCAGCTAATTTGCAGCTGACGTGGGAAAAGTATACGAATACTGATTGATTGGTTGAAGTATCTTTATTCTGAGCTCTATTATAATAAACAACAGATACTTGAACAAGATACAAACATCATCAAATGCAAGCTTGTAGCTATATTATCTATTTAAAGCATACCAAAAGGCATTACCAGTTTTCTTTGTTAGCTGCAACTTTGAAGGTTATAAGGCCAAGTAGACGATGAGTTGTTGGGGGGCAATTCCGACCACTCGTAATTACCCAGCCATTTCGACTAACGAGGCAAGTGCAATTTTCGGTTGAGCAAATGGGGAAAGTATAACCAGCAAAAGCCTGTGAAGCCGTTCCCTTTGCCATTTAGCAAATGTCAGGCACTTAGCCTACCAGCGCACCACCACCGCCTAAAAACCACCAGAAAGCCCTAAAAACCACCTTTCACCAACCCAACCCCAGCCATCTTCGATGCCATCAGGCAGTGTGAAAGTCAAACAAATCCAATCAATGTTACGCAGATACATATACTCGAATTTCTATGGTCGTACGTATATGCctgcatatatgcaaattagctggggttataaaatgtaatgtaTTGGCTGTATCCCTCGGCTCTGGGAAATCAACCATCGATgcttgtatatgtatatgtatgtgggtggtggttacGTTTGAAGGGGCTACCATCAATCGCAAcgaattaaaattttattatgccATATTCCCCAAACGAGCGGAGAAGGTCGGCGCTTGTATCTTTTATGGTTTTCGAATGTAAATGGTTCTTGTCTCCCCAGGTCGCCAAATCGCCTGGTAAATGTGGGTTAACAGGTCCTCCACAACTTGGCCCAAAGGTGCAACGAGTTGCAGTTGTGGCATTTTTGATTGACGGCACATTTTGCATACGGGAATTTTGTTTAGAAGGCGAGAAGGATCTCACGCAGGACCCTTTTGGTAACCTCAAGCGCCAGTCAATGCCAGAATGCcacccacaaccacccacAGGTGAGCTGCCATTCCTTACCATTCCAGGCCAAAACCAAGAGCCATACATTATGCAGGTTGTTTGTTATCGTTCGATAAAGTGTAAATTATGGGAAAGTTGCCAGGCAGCCAGGTCAGTTCCCCTCGGTACggcaatatatatacatatatatatagatatatccATGTGTTACCTCTTGCCATATAATTTCAGATAACTTTAATGTGTGTCTTTTGTGCGTAGTGTGCTCAGTGGTCTTGAAGCCTGCATTGTTAATCGCACAAATGGCATTTGCATACTCGCATTTGAGTAATTTATGCTGAGCTCGGGAATGCCTTTTAATTGCCCACCCAGCTGTTCGATGTTTTGGTGCTCGGGTTTGCTGTTCATGTTCTGTCAGAGGCCACAGACATGGGAAACTGAGTGGAAACATCTCAAGGACTGTCAATCGCAACTGGAGGGTCTTATGCAGATTTCCGTTTGACTTTGGCCTGCCATTGCGCACACAAAGCCAAGTGTTGACCTCAGTTTCGCTGCTGTCGTAGCCATTTCCCTTACTTTTCCCTCAGATAGCAACAATAGACGCCACGCCGCCTCATCTCGTTCATTTCACAGCcaattttgtgcatttttccaCACTCccttcccattttttttttctgtgtgcagCTGCATCCttggctttttttttccagcacTCACGTCCCTGCTGCCgttttttggccttttgtcCTGCGTGGCTGGAAAG
This window contains:
- the LOC6735167 gene encoding probable salivary secreted peptide, which encodes MKISVILLVISLSAFVAASGRGRSHSITWGARSYRDMHLRREIITEKSKFLRVVTRDYVFDQKKLARTITQIVITDQIRDGNGGYAFLTAGGPQTTYAKIHLKSQRNQGFSFIIDIYGI